Genomic DNA from Niallia circulans:
TGAAGCGTATGCTACGAAAGTAGATTCAACTGATGGAGTCTATTTAGTTCCTGCCTTTGTTGGGCTTGGCACACCATATTGGGACAGTGATGTGCGCGGTGCGATGTTTGGTGTCACAAGAGGTACAACAAAAGAGCATTTTGTCAGAGCAACACTTGAATCCCTTGCCTATCAAACAAGAGATGTCTTGTCTGCAATGGAAGCTGATTCCAATATAAGTGTAAAAACATTAAGAGCAGATGGCGGAGCAGTAAAAAACAACTTCTTAATGCAATTCCAAGGAGATATTTTGGATGTTCCAGTACAAAGACCTGTCATTAATGAAACAACGGCTCTTGGTGCCGCATATTTAGCAGGGCTTGCTGTAGGCTTCTGGAAGGATCAGGCTGAAATTGCTGAGCAGTGGAAATTAGATAAGTCATTTGATCCAGCAATGGAAGAAGAACAACGAGAAGTACTTTATTCAGGATGGAAGAAAGCGGTTCAAGCAACAATGGCTTTCAAAAATTAAGCTAATACAAATTAATTCTAAATACTATGAATATATATATAATTATGTTATAATAAACACAAGTTAATAAAATGTCCGGAGATTTGGAGAGACCACAAAGTCGTTATCACGTATTGGTAATGATTCTTTGTGGTCTCTTTTTTGTTGGACATAATTCTTAGGAGGACATCCAAATGAAAACGAATCGTAATTTCTTAAAAAAACAACTTCAGGAAAACAAATTTGATGTGCTAGTCATTGGTGGAGGAATAACTGGTGCTGGGATTGCGCTTGATGCAGCAACAAGAGGGATGAATACCGCATTAGTGGAAATGCAGGATTTCTCTGCAGGCACATCAAGCAGATCAACAAAGCTTGTCCACGGGGGACTTCGCTATTTAAAACAGTTCGAAGTGAAAATGGTAGCAGAGGTTGGTAAGGAAAGAGCGGTCGTTTACGAAAATGGTCCACATGTTACAACACCAGAATGGATGCTTCTGCCTTTCCATACAGGCGGCACGTTTGGAAAGTTTACAACGAGTATCGGCTTACGTGTCTATGATTTTCTTGCAGGTGTTAAGAAAAAGGAAAGAAGAAAAATGTTCACTAAAGATCAGACACTTGCAAAAGAGCCTCTTGTGAAAAAGGAAGGCCTTAAAGGCGGCGGTTATTATGTGGAATACCGTACAGATGACAGCAGATTAACAATTGAAGTAATGAAGGAAGCAATCGAAAAAGGAGCGACTCCTTTAAACTATACGAAAGTGGAAAAACTGCTTTATGATAACGAAGGCAAAGTGAATGGAGTATATGTAACAGATGTATTAACTGGAGAAACTTATTCAGTTTTTGCTGATATTGTTGTTAATGCAGCAGGTCCATGGGTGGACACTATTAGAGAAAAGGATGGCAGCAAAAAAGGGAAAACTTTGCAGATGACAAAAGGTGTGCATATCGTCATTGACCAATCTGTATTTCCGTTAAAACAAGCCATTTACTTTGATACACCAGACGGAAGAATGGTATTTGCGATTCCAAGGAACAATAAGGCCTATGTTGGAACAACAGATACCTTCTATAAGGAAGATCCAGTGAACCCTGCGATGACAGTGGAGGACCGCACATATATTCTTAATGCGATTAAATATATGTTCCCGGCAGTCAATCTAACAGAAAATGATGTAGAATCAAGCTGGGCTGGAGTTAGGCCATTAATTTTGGAGGATGGAAAGGACCCATCAGAAATCTCAAGGAAGGATGAGATTTGGGTATCAGATTCTGGACTTGTGACAATCGCTGGAGGTAAGTTGACTGGCTATCGTAAAATGGCAGAAACAGTCCTTGAAATTGTTGGTAAAAAATTAACAGAAAAAGGCAGTAGCTTTAGTGGCTGTCAAACAAAGCATTTGCCGATATCAGGAGGAAAAGTTGGTGGTTCAGCCAACTTTGAAAGCTATATAGAACGAATTATTCCAGAAGGCATAAATGCTGGCTTAACAAGAGAAGACGCTGCCGCGATTGCGAAAATGTACGGAAGCAACGCACCAGACATTTTCAACCTAGTTGCGGAAAAGAAAGCAGCAGCACAACAGTCTAACTTACCTGTCCTACTTTGGGCGAAGATCCACTATGCGATGCAGCGCGAACTCGCAATGACACCGGTCGACGTACTGCTTCGGAGAACGGGAATGCTCCTGTTTGACATAACAGAAGCATTAAAACATAAAGAAGCTGTTCTTGCATATATGGCAAACTATTACGAATGGGACCAAGCAGAACAACAATACCATAAGCAACAACTCGAAAAAGAAATCCAACACGCAACAATTCCAGCAGATTTACAATCAGCAGAACTATTAAATAATATAATGTAACGAAATAGATGGTGTGACATTTGAGTTAGTCACGGTTAAAAAACTGAACTATTACAGCGATTAATAGTTCAGTTTTTTTCTTTGTGATTTCTAAACAGAGACAATATTGAGAAATATGTTGAAATGCAACGGAGGCAAATCGACTCCTGCGGGAAATAGAAGACCCCGCAAAAGCGAGTGTGCGCAGCGCAATGAAACGGACTAATCTTAGGAACATACTCTATTACTATGCTGAAAATCGGGTGTTTTGTTTTTATAATAAAATTATGCCTTTTATTACCGATATACAGCACGGTTGACAAAATGTAAATAATAGGGTATTCTATTACTTGTATGTATTTGAGGCAAGAACGGATTTGAATTATAAAAGTAAAAGATTTTGTGTAAAGTTATGTAGATGCAAACCAACCAGGAACAGTTGAAAAACAGAATAAACACCACTTTAACAATCTTCTCCAAAAATCACATTAAAAATAATCTCTCATATGCGGATTAACCCTTCCAAAAATTATTCTCAGTTAATGTTATTTTTGCCGCCGTTCTAACTGATAGAACCTAAATTCACACTGGCACGGCCTCGGAGCCGTAAGGATGAAAGAGAGGTAGGGCTTTCATTGTTTTAGGCAATGGCACTAATTAGTAGTGCATTCCTTAAATATATGCCAATAAAAGTGCAAGTTTTTACATAGGTCTACTTTCTTCATATAATAATGAACAAAGATCTATTGCAGCACTCACCACTGGGCATCTCCTGAATTAACAGGAGATGCCCTTTTTTCATGTCGAAACTTGTTTTCATAAAATGAGAGCTATGTTATTATTACCTAGTAAATAGATTCGTTTCGCAGTGACTGACGACAATAATGGAATAAACCATATGGGAGCTGTGAAAGGTGTATAGCCGGTCGTCTGGGCAAAAGGTGATAAACCTTTCTAACACAATACCTGGAGGGATATACATGTCTGAGAAAGTTATTTTAGATGGAAATGTAGTAGCAAACACAGTAAAGGAAGAATTGAAAAGCAGAATCGAAGCATTAAAGACAAAAGGCATTACACCTTGTCTTGCAACAATTCTTGTTGGAGAAGATCCATCTTCCGCTACTTATGTACGCATGAAAGGTAATGCGTGTGCTAAGCTTGGTATTGACAGCAGAAAAATCCATTTAGACAAAGAGACAACAACAGAACAGTTGCTTGAAACAATTCAATCGTTAAATGAAGACAGTAACGTACATGGAATTTTGCTTCAGCATCCTGTACCTGACCATATTGATGAAAGAAAGGCATTTGAAACAATTGCGATAGATAAGGACGTTGATGGTGTAACGAGCCTAGGATACGGACAAACAGCTTTAGGCTTCGGAAGATACCCATCCTGTACACCTGCTGCAATACTGAAAATAATGGAGCATTATGGTATTGACGCTAGCGGAAAGCATGCAGTCGTTGTTGGCAGAAGTCCAATTCTTGGTAAGCCAGTATCAGCATTGCTATTAAATGAAGATGCAACGGTAACAACTTGTCATTCTCGCACTAAAAATTTGGCTGAGCATGTCAAACAGGCTGATATTGTTGTTGCTGCAGTTGGTAAGCCGAATTTCATTCAAGGTGACTGGATTAAGCCAGGCGCTGTTATCCTTGATGCAGGCTATAATAAAGGTAATGTCGGGGATGTTGATTACGAAGCATGTCTTGCAAATGCTTCAGCAATTACTCCAGTGCCAGGCGGTGTAGGTCCTGTAACAATCAGCATGCTTTTAAAGCATACAGTGGATTCAGCAGAGGCAAATTAAAAAAGTTAATTGACAAAAGTCGATATTGAAGATATGATGTATATAACGCTTGTAAGTTCGGTATATGTTTTTTAAGGATTGTTGGTCATGGTTGCACATACAGCCTATGTCCGAAAAGGTAGCGATGCTTCACTGATTCCTAAAGATTTATATAAGTTCTTAAAGGTGTAACACAATTTTGGAGGTTTTACAATGAACACAGGTAAAGTAAAATGGTTTAATGCAGAAAAAGGTTTCGGTTTCATCGAGTCTACTGAAGGACAAGACGTATTCGTTCACTTCTCCGCTATCCAATCAGAAGGTTTCAAAACTTTAGAAGAAGGCCAAGAAGTAACTTTCGAAATCGTTGAAGGTAACCGTGGACCTCAAGCTTCTAACGTAAACAAAGCTTAATAATTTTTAGATTAAAGGTGATGCCTTTCCTTAATGCATCACCTTTTTTTAGTGTAGTACGCTATCGCTCCACAATCCCAATCATTTTCATCAGGAATTTAAATCCCCTAATACTTTTTCAAGAATGTTTTGGAACATGAAAAAAAGTGAATGGAAGTGGAGAGTATATATTTATCAATAATTATACAAAGCTCTTGCTCCAATATTTTTCAAGATTAAATTATTTAAATGCCTACCAACTTGGGTAAAATAGGCTAAGGTATCCCAATGGACTACCAGCATTCTTTATAAGTATTTAAGGCAATGAGCACTAACGAAGGAGGAAAAAGTATTGACGACTTTTTCAGATTTTAATTTAAGCAGCAGTTTAGAAAAAGCATTATCCAATATGGGTTTTGAAGAACCAACACCAATTCAAGCACAGGCGATTCCTATTGGTCTTGCTGGTAAAGATATGATCGGACAGGCACAAACAGGAACAGGTAAAACAACAGCATTCGGTGTTCCACTTTTGGAAAAAATCGAAGTTGGTAAAGCTGTTCAAGGCCTTGTTATCGCGCCAACTAGAGAATTGGCTGTACAGGTTGCAGAAGAACTTAACCGTATCGGTGCAGTAAAAGGCATCCGTACATTGCCAATCTATGGTGGACAAGATATTAACCGTCAAATCCGCGGATTAAAGAAAAAGCCAGAGATTATCGCAGCAACTCCTGGTCGTCTTATCGACCATATTGAAAGAAAAACAATTCGTCTGCAAGATACAAAAATGATCGTTTTGGACGAAGCAGATGAAATGCTAAATATGGGCTTCATCGAAGATATCGAAAGAATCTTGAGTGAAACACCAAAAACACGTCAAACTTTACTTTTCTCAGCAACAATGCCAAAAAGAATTCAATCATTGGCAGAGCGCTTCATGGTGGAGCCAGAGCTTGTTAAGGTTAAAGCGAAAGAAATGACTGTTACAAATATTGAACAACACTATATCGAGCTGCAAGAACGCCAAAAGTTTGATGTACTATGCAGTCTTCTTGATATCCAATCACCAGATCTTGCGATTGTTTTCGGAAGAACGAAAAAACGTGTTGATGAAGTAGTTGAAGGTTTAATTAAACGTGGATATTCTGCTGAAGGAATCCATGGTGATATTCCACAAGGGAAAAGGGATCAAGTAATCCGCCGTTTCAAGGAGCAAACAATTGATATCATGGTAGCAACAGATGTAGCTGCTCGCGGATTGGATATTAGCGGTGTAACTCATGTTTACAACTTTGATATTCCACAAGACCCTGAAAGCTATGTTCACCGTATTGGTCGTACTGGCCGTGCAGGTAAAAAAGGTTATGCAGTAACATTAGTATCTCCAAGAGAATTGGATCACCTTCGCATCATTGAAAATGTTACGAAGAAAAAAATGGTGAAAAACCCAATTCCATCAACTACAGATGTATTGGCAGGAAACCAACAGGCAACAATCAACAAAATCCAAAAAACAGTTGAAGAAAACCAATTCGCAGAATATAAGCGTCTTGCGGAAACTTTGCTGGAAGAAACAGATTCTGTTACATTGCT
This window encodes:
- a CDS encoding glycerol-3-phosphate dehydrogenase/oxidase, coding for MKTNRNFLKKQLQENKFDVLVIGGGITGAGIALDAATRGMNTALVEMQDFSAGTSSRSTKLVHGGLRYLKQFEVKMVAEVGKERAVVYENGPHVTTPEWMLLPFHTGGTFGKFTTSIGLRVYDFLAGVKKKERRKMFTKDQTLAKEPLVKKEGLKGGGYYVEYRTDDSRLTIEVMKEAIEKGATPLNYTKVEKLLYDNEGKVNGVYVTDVLTGETYSVFADIVVNAAGPWVDTIREKDGSKKGKTLQMTKGVHIVIDQSVFPLKQAIYFDTPDGRMVFAIPRNNKAYVGTTDTFYKEDPVNPAMTVEDRTYILNAIKYMFPAVNLTENDVESSWAGVRPLILEDGKDPSEISRKDEIWVSDSGLVTIAGGKLTGYRKMAETVLEIVGKKLTEKGSSFSGCQTKHLPISGGKVGGSANFESYIERIIPEGINAGLTREDAAAIAKMYGSNAPDIFNLVAEKKAAAQQSNLPVLLWAKIHYAMQRELAMTPVDVLLRRTGMLLFDITEALKHKEAVLAYMANYYEWDQAEQQYHKQQLEKEIQHATIPADLQSAELLNNIM
- a CDS encoding DEAD/DEAH box helicase, translating into MTTFSDFNLSSSLEKALSNMGFEEPTPIQAQAIPIGLAGKDMIGQAQTGTGKTTAFGVPLLEKIEVGKAVQGLVIAPTRELAVQVAEELNRIGAVKGIRTLPIYGGQDINRQIRGLKKKPEIIAATPGRLIDHIERKTIRLQDTKMIVLDEADEMLNMGFIEDIERILSETPKTRQTLLFSATMPKRIQSLAERFMVEPELVKVKAKEMTVTNIEQHYIELQERQKFDVLCSLLDIQSPDLAIVFGRTKKRVDEVVEGLIKRGYSAEGIHGDIPQGKRDQVIRRFKEQTIDIMVATDVAARGLDISGVTHVYNFDIPQDPESYVHRIGRTGRAGKKGYAVTLVSPRELDHLRIIENVTKKKMVKNPIPSTTDVLAGNQQATINKIQKTVEENQFAEYKRLAETLLEETDSVTLLASALKLLTKEPDATPVKLTAVEPLRSKKPKGDRSGGGRRRSGDRGGRGYDRNRGGGNGNGGGGERRSRNRNRSRD
- a CDS encoding bifunctional 5,10-methylenetetrahydrofolate dehydrogenase/5,10-methenyltetrahydrofolate cyclohydrolase, with the translated sequence MSEKVILDGNVVANTVKEELKSRIEALKTKGITPCLATILVGEDPSSATYVRMKGNACAKLGIDSRKIHLDKETTTEQLLETIQSLNEDSNVHGILLQHPVPDHIDERKAFETIAIDKDVDGVTSLGYGQTALGFGRYPSCTPAAILKIMEHYGIDASGKHAVVVGRSPILGKPVSALLLNEDATVTTCHSRTKNLAEHVKQADIVVAAVGKPNFIQGDWIKPGAVILDAGYNKGNVGDVDYEACLANASAITPVPGGVGPVTISMLLKHTVDSAEAN
- a CDS encoding cold-shock protein, yielding MNTGKVKWFNAEKGFGFIESTEGQDVFVHFSAIQSEGFKTLEEGQEVTFEIVEGNRGPQASNVNKA